In a genomic window of Paracoccus sp. TOH:
- a CDS encoding FAD:protein FMN transferase has product MSTDTDRLVTLHGPTMGTRWTARLAQGRIPPGLGAALQDCVDAVDREMSTWRPDSTLMRLNAAAPGAWVRTGPDLIAVLQAAARITEASGGAFDIGVGEAVLAWGFGAAQGHTDAAAIRAALRQPLRAEVECCPARNRVRRLNARQLDLSGIAKGHAVDRMARLLRGRGIPDFTVGLDGEILAEGLRPDGRPWAIALESPDPDRRAAHGLIELSGRALATSGDYRHRVRLGLDWLSHTIDPRRGAPVRNRLASVTVLAADCAQADAWATGLMVLGEHAGPALARARGIEAIFLVRDADSLREVTTLQPGDLTV; this is encoded by the coding sequence ATGTCTACTGATACCGATCGGCTCGTCACCCTGCACGGGCCCACCATGGGCACGCGCTGGACGGCCCGCCTGGCGCAGGGGCGCATCCCGCCCGGGCTGGGCGCGGCGCTGCAGGACTGCGTCGATGCCGTGGACCGCGAGATGAGCACCTGGCGCCCGGACAGCACCCTGATGCGGCTGAACGCCGCCGCGCCCGGCGCATGGGTCCGGACCGGCCCGGACCTGATCGCCGTGCTGCAGGCCGCCGCCCGGATCACCGAGGCCTCCGGCGGCGCCTTCGACATCGGCGTGGGCGAGGCGGTCTTGGCCTGGGGCTTTGGCGCCGCGCAGGGCCACACCGACGCGGCCGCGATCCGCGCCGCCCTGCGCCAGCCGTTGCGCGCCGAGGTGGAATGCTGTCCTGCCCGCAACCGGGTGCGGCGGCTGAATGCCCGGCAGCTCGACCTGTCGGGCATTGCCAAGGGTCATGCCGTGGACCGGATGGCGCGGCTGCTGCGCGGCCGCGGCATTCCCGATTTCACCGTCGGGCTGGACGGCGAGATCCTGGCCGAGGGCCTGCGCCCGGACGGCCGGCCCTGGGCCATCGCGCTGGAAAGCCCCGATCCGGACCGCCGGGCCGCACATGGGCTGATCGAGCTTTCGGGCCGGGCGCTGGCCACCAGCGGCGATTATCGGCACCGGGTCCGGCTGGGCCTGGACTGGCTGTCCCACACCATCGACCCGCGGCGCGGGGCCCCGGTCCGCAACCGGCTGGCCAGCGTCACGGTTCTGGCGGCGGATTGCGCCCAGGCCGATGCCTGGGCAACCGGGCTGATGGTGCTGGGCGAACATGCCGGCCCCGCCCTTGCCCGGGCCCGCGGGATCGAGGCGATCTTCCTGGTCCGCGACGCAGACAGCCTCAGAGAGGTGACGACGCTTCAACCCGGCGATCTGACCGTCTGA
- a CDS encoding aldo/keto reductase, whose protein sequence is MQQRRLGDRKVGAIGFGAMSFGGMFGATDAATSLACLDAAAEAGIGHFDTANIYGMGVSEQIIGRWGRRDVHLATKCGIVNGPPRAVRNDEPHIRQCLEESLRRLKREHVELYYIHRRQPDIPVEDLAGTMAKLVQEGKIGGYGLSEVAPQTLRRAHAEHPVTAVQSEFSLWTRLPQLGLIQACRALGVAFVAFSPLGRGMFGRAPLKRDFRAGIDFRDTNPRFVEPNFSANLAAIAPFRDLCARRGWTVPGAALAWVLAQGDHIIPIPGTRSADHLRDWQLPKIDAADLAEIDRILPPGFAHGDRYGDHQMAFVERYC, encoded by the coding sequence ATGCAGCAAAGACGGCTTGGCGACCGCAAGGTCGGCGCCATCGGCTTCGGCGCGATGAGCTTCGGCGGCATGTTCGGGGCAACCGATGCGGCGACCTCGCTGGCCTGCCTCGATGCGGCGGCCGAGGCCGGCATCGGCCATTTCGACACCGCCAACATCTACGGCATGGGCGTATCGGAACAGATCATCGGCCGCTGGGGGCGCCGGGACGTGCACCTGGCCACGAAATGCGGCATCGTCAACGGCCCGCCGCGCGCGGTGCGCAACGATGAGCCCCATATCCGCCAATGCCTCGAGGAATCGCTGCGCCGGCTGAAGCGCGAGCATGTGGAGCTTTACTACATCCACCGCCGCCAGCCCGATATCCCGGTCGAGGATCTGGCCGGAACCATGGCGAAGCTGGTGCAGGAGGGCAAGATCGGCGGCTATGGCCTGTCCGAGGTCGCGCCACAGACCCTGCGCCGCGCCCATGCCGAACATCCGGTCACGGCGGTCCAGAGCGAGTTTTCGCTGTGGACGCGGCTGCCGCAGCTGGGGCTGATCCAGGCCTGCCGCGCGCTTGGCGTCGCCTTCGTCGCCTTTTCGCCCCTGGGCCGGGGGATGTTCGGCCGCGCGCCGCTGAAACGGGATTTCCGCGCCGGCATCGACTTCCGCGACACCAATCCGCGCTTCGTCGAGCCCAATTTCTCGGCAAACCTTGCCGCCATCGCGCCCTTTCGGGATCTTTGCGCCCGGCGGGGCTGGACGGTGCCCGGCGCGGCGCTGGCATGGGTTCTGGCGCAGGGCGACCACATCATTCCGATCCCGGGCACGCGGTCGGCGGATCACCTGCGCGACTGGCAGCTTCCCAAGATCGACGCCGCCGATCTCGCGGAAATCGACCGGATCCTGCCGCCGGGCTTCGCCCATGGCGACCGCTATGGCGATCACCAGATGGCCTTCGTCGAGCGCTATTGCTGA
- a CDS encoding DMT family transporter: MTRISASSQEAPFPRARHAANLVGASWMVAAMAGFTLEDAMIKGVSATLPIAQILLSFGLGGALVFACLARWAGESLFTPEVLSFPMRLRVLFEISGRLFYVLALALIPLSAATVILQATPVVVVAAAALVFGERVGWRRWSAILLGMAGVLVIIRPGTDSFSMLSLLAVAGMLGFAGRDLASRAAPAALGTHVLGFYGFLAVTAAGVMVAVWTDAGFVRPDGRACLLLAGAVLCGVCAYACLMKAMRTGEVSAVTPFRYVRLIFGVALGVLLFGERLTPSMLLGSAMIVLSGLFIMWRSAARKT; the protein is encoded by the coding sequence ATGACACGCATTTCTGCCTCGTCGCAAGAAGCCCCGTTCCCCCGCGCCCGCCATGCCGCAAACCTGGTGGGCGCGTCATGGATGGTCGCGGCGATGGCGGGGTTCACGCTCGAGGACGCGATGATCAAGGGCGTGTCCGCCACCCTGCCCATCGCCCAGATCCTGCTGAGCTTCGGGCTGGGCGGCGCGCTGGTCTTCGCCTGCCTGGCCCGGTGGGCGGGCGAAAGCCTGTTCACGCCCGAGGTGCTGTCCTTTCCCATGCGCCTGCGGGTGCTGTTCGAGATCAGCGGCCGGCTGTTCTATGTCCTTGCGCTGGCGCTGATCCCGCTTTCGGCGGCGACCGTCATCCTGCAGGCGACGCCGGTGGTGGTGGTGGCCGCCGCCGCGCTCGTCTTCGGCGAGCGGGTCGGATGGCGGCGGTGGAGCGCCATCCTGCTGGGCATGGCGGGCGTGCTGGTCATCATCCGGCCGGGCACGGACAGCTTCTCGATGCTTTCGCTGCTGGCGGTGGCGGGGATGCTGGGCTTTGCCGGCCGCGACCTGGCCAGCCGGGCGGCCCCGGCGGCCCTGGGCACCCATGTGCTGGGTTTCTACGGCTTTCTGGCGGTGACGGCGGCCGGGGTGATGGTCGCCGTCTGGACCGACGCCGGTTTCGTCCGTCCCGACGGTCGGGCCTGCCTGCTTCTGGCCGGCGCGGTGCTGTGCGGCGTCTGCGCCTATGCCTGCCTGATGAAGGCGATGCGCACGGGCGAGGTGTCGGCGGTCACGCCCTTCCGCTATGTGCGGCTGATCTTCGGCGTCGCCCTGGGCGTCCTGCTGTTCGGAGAACGCCTGACCCCGTCGATGCTGCTTGGCTCGGCCATGATCGTCCTGTCGGGGCTGTTCATCATGTGGCGCAGCGCGGCCAGAAAGACCTGA
- a CDS encoding LysR substrate-binding domain-containing protein, which translates to MARPNIRQIEAFNAVMKGGSVTKAAEMLFVSQPAVSKLIQQFESSCGFNLFNRGQGRLLPTPEARRLFSETEKFMTGVERIENAARAIRNTERGEISVAAFPALGMRVLPQLLAPFLARRPEVRMTILTQNSPDISQSMLARAADFGISLVPSQAPGIHCRPFVQMRMVCALPASHRLAGLASIDLARLEGEPMIVLGRDDQSHRVIVEALSHAGVHVESRAEVQMADTACVLVSEGFGFAIVPAMARMSWGSGGIAFVPIQPAPRMMMWLYTSSWEPTSQLAQALIDSVRQGLLQVDDLFQPPS; encoded by the coding sequence ATGGCACGCCCCAATATCCGGCAGATCGAGGCCTTCAATGCGGTGATGAAGGGCGGCTCGGTCACCAAGGCGGCCGAGATGCTGTTCGTCAGCCAGCCGGCGGTCAGCAAGCTGATCCAGCAGTTCGAATCGTCCTGCGGCTTCAACCTGTTCAACCGCGGACAGGGCCGCCTGCTGCCGACGCCCGAGGCGCGGCGGCTGTTTTCCGAGACCGAGAAGTTCATGACCGGCGTCGAGCGGATCGAGAACGCGGCCCGCGCCATCCGCAATACCGAACGCGGCGAAATCTCGGTGGCGGCCTTTCCGGCCCTGGGGATGCGGGTTCTGCCGCAGCTTCTGGCGCCCTTCCTGGCCCGCCGGCCCGAGGTGCGGATGACGATCCTGACCCAGAACTCGCCCGATATCTCGCAATCCATGCTGGCGCGGGCGGCGGATTTCGGCATCTCGCTGGTGCCCTCGCAGGCGCCGGGCATCCATTGCCGGCCCTTCGTCCAGATGAGGATGGTCTGCGCCTTGCCGGCAAGCCACCGGCTGGCGGGGCTGGCCAGCATCGACCTGGCCCGGCTGGAGGGCGAGCCGATGATCGTGCTGGGGCGCGACGACCAGTCCCACCGGGTGATCGTCGAGGCGCTGAGCCATGCCGGGGTGCATGTGGAATCGCGGGCCGAGGTGCAGATGGCCGATACCGCCTGCGTGCTGGTCAGCGAGGGGTTCGGCTTTGCCATCGTCCCCGCCATGGCCCGGATGAGCTGGGGCAGCGGCGGCATCGCCTTCGTGCCGATCCAGCCGGCGCCGCGCATGATGATGTGGCTTTATACCTCGTCATGGGAACCGACCTCGCAGCTTGCGCAGGCGCTGATCGATTCCGTGCGGCAGGGCCTGCTGCAGGTGGACGACCTGTTCCAGCCGCCGTCCTAG
- a CDS encoding ABC transporter substrate-binding protein, with protein MKRSSYALASTLLCALPLAGPALAQQKTLTVGGYGGSFETLMKELLIPEFEKTHDVKIAFVPGNSTENLARLQAQKGAQELDVVLLDDGPMYQTDALGFCAPLADTPIKKDVYELARIGKNAIGLGFVATGFAYNKAWFEREGWEPPKSWQDLKDPKYDQILSIPSISNTYGLHALVMLARGAGGGEKDIDPGFAAMTKDVAPNVLVFEPSAGKMSELFQSEEIALSVWGSGRTKSLADTGFPAGFAYPEDGAVALLLAACPVVDSDVPDEAQAFIDYLLDPEVQVKFADAMGAGPVNTKSVLPAELAESLPYGDKIQSLVTVDWDTINQNRDDWTQRWAREVER; from the coding sequence ATGAAACGCTCCAGTTACGCCCTTGCCTCGACGCTGCTTTGCGCCCTGCCGCTTGCCGGCCCGGCGCTGGCCCAGCAGAAGACGCTGACCGTCGGCGGCTATGGCGGCTCTTTCGAGACGCTGATGAAAGAGCTGCTGATCCCCGAATTCGAAAAGACCCATGACGTGAAGATCGCCTTCGTGCCCGGCAACTCGACCGAGAACCTGGCGCGGCTGCAGGCCCAGAAGGGCGCGCAGGAGCTGGACGTGGTGCTGCTGGACGATGGCCCGATGTACCAGACCGACGCGCTGGGATTCTGCGCGCCGCTGGCCGATACGCCGATCAAGAAGGATGTCTACGAACTGGCCCGCATCGGCAAGAACGCCATCGGCCTTGGCTTCGTGGCAACGGGCTTCGCCTATAACAAGGCCTGGTTCGAGCGCGAGGGCTGGGAGCCGCCGAAAAGCTGGCAGGATCTCAAGGATCCGAAATACGACCAGATCCTGTCGATCCCGTCGATCTCCAACACCTACGGGTTGCACGCCCTGGTGATGCTGGCGCGCGGCGCGGGCGGCGGCGAAAAGGATATCGACCCCGGCTTCGCCGCCATGACCAAGGATGTGGCGCCGAACGTGCTGGTCTTCGAACCCTCGGCCGGCAAGATGTCGGAACTGTTCCAGTCCGAGGAGATCGCGCTGTCGGTCTGGGGCTCGGGCCGCACCAAGTCGCTGGCGGATACCGGCTTCCCGGCCGGCTTCGCCTATCCCGAGGACGGGGCGGTGGCCCTGCTGCTGGCCGCCTGCCCGGTGGTGGACAGCGACGTCCCCGACGAGGCGCAGGCCTTCATCGACTATCTGCTGGACCCCGAGGTGCAGGTGAAATTCGCCGATGCCATGGGCGCCGGCCCGGTCAACACCAAGTCGGTGCTGCCGGCGGAACTGGCCGAAAGCCTGCCCTATGGCGACAAGATCCAGTCGCTGGTGACGGTGGACTGGGACACGATCAACCAGAACCGCGACGACTGGACCCAGCGTTGGGCGCGCGAGGTCGAGCGCTGA
- a CDS encoding ABC transporter ATP-binding protein — translation MAFLDLVSLTKNYGTFTAVDSLSFSVERGSFVSLLGPSGCGKTTTLQMIAGFEDVSSGRILLNGRDLAAVPARQRGLGIVFQTYALFMHMTVAENVAFGLEMRKVDRAERKRRVAEALDLVHLSHLADRYPRAMSGGQRQRVALARALVIQPELLLLDEPLSNLDAKLREEMQLELRRIQREAGVTTLLVTHDQSEAMALSDQVIVMERGRLQQAAAPFDAYEAPQTSFVSGFLGKSNSLRGRLSGKGPEGSALDLGGLRLQGPAADLPPGEVELALRPERIELVAEGKGLVSGTVSEQVFLGDQWLLKVETPLGPLLILRRNTGRPEAAPGETVHLSWQRDHLRILPVEGAT, via the coding sequence ATGGCCTTTCTGGATCTGGTCAGCCTGACCAAGAACTACGGCACCTTCACCGCCGTCGATTCGCTCAGCTTCAGCGTCGAGCGCGGCAGTTTCGTGTCGCTGCTGGGCCCCTCGGGCTGCGGCAAGACCACCACCCTGCAGATGATCGCCGGCTTCGAGGACGTCAGCTCGGGGCGCATCCTGCTGAACGGCCGCGACCTGGCCGCGGTGCCGGCGCGGCAGCGCGGGCTGGGCATCGTCTTTCAGACCTATGCGCTGTTCATGCACATGACGGTGGCCGAGAATGTCGCCTTCGGGCTGGAAATGCGCAAGGTCGACCGGGCCGAGCGCAAGCGCCGCGTGGCCGAGGCGCTGGACCTGGTGCATCTGTCGCATCTGGCCGACCGCTATCCGCGCGCCATGTCCGGCGGCCAGCGCCAGCGCGTGGCGCTGGCCCGGGCGCTGGTGATCCAGCCGGAACTGCTGCTGCTGGACGAGCCGCTGTCGAACCTGGACGCCAAGCTGCGCGAGGAGATGCAGCTGGAACTGCGCCGCATCCAGCGCGAGGCCGGCGTCACCACGCTGCTGGTCACGCATGACCAGTCCGAGGCCATGGCGCTGAGCGATCAGGTCATCGTCATGGAACGCGGTCGGCTGCAACAGGCCGCCGCCCCCTTCGACGCCTACGAGGCGCCGCAGACCTCGTTCGTCTCGGGCTTCCTGGGCAAAAGCAACAGCCTGCGCGGGCGCCTGTCCGGCAAGGGCCCCGAGGGCTCGGCGCTGGATCTGGGCGGGCTGCGCCTGCAGGGCCCCGCGGCCGATCTGCCGCCGGGCGAGGTGGAACTGGCGCTGCGCCCGGAACGCATCGAACTGGTGGCCGAGGGCAAGGGGCTGGTCTCGGGCACGGTCTCGGAACAGGTGTTCCTGGGCGATCAGTGGCTGCTGAAGGTGGAAACGCCGCTGGGACCGCTGCTGATCCTGCGCCGCAATACCGGCCGCCCCGAGGCGGCGCCGGGCGAAACCGTGCACCTGTCCTGGCAGCGCGACCACCTGCGCATCCTGCCGGTCGAGGGCGCGACATGA
- a CDS encoding ABC transporter permease, with protein MLLLFALMLLVPLLMTLVLSFNSFDFYKGIGSDLSLANYAEVLGDGYFYEIFGRTFGIALATTLICAAIGVPLAWFLNRMTPFWRSVMVLVVLGPLLISVVVRTLGWAIILGNKGVLNGALMDLGLIERPIRLMYSSGGIVLALVHVMLPYMVLAVWAALQRADASAEAAAESLGARPWTVFRRVVLPQAMPGVLSGSLIVFALSASAFATPAIIGGRRVKVAATAVHDEFMNTLNWPLGAAIAMILLVAIMAVMLTWTRLVEARVGKEYA; from the coding sequence ATGCTGCTGCTTTTCGCGCTGATGCTGCTGGTGCCCTTGCTGATGACGCTGGTGCTCAGCTTCAACAGCTTCGACTTCTACAAGGGCATCGGCAGCGATCTGAGCCTGGCGAATTATGCCGAGGTGCTGGGCGACGGCTATTTCTACGAGATCTTCGGCCGCACCTTCGGCATCGCGCTGGCCACGACGCTGATCTGCGCCGCCATCGGCGTGCCGCTGGCCTGGTTCCTGAACCGGATGACGCCGTTCTGGCGCTCGGTCATGGTGCTGGTGGTGCTGGGCCCGCTGCTGATCTCGGTCGTGGTGCGCACGCTGGGCTGGGCGATCATCCTGGGCAACAAGGGCGTGCTGAACGGCGCGCTGATGGATCTTGGCCTGATCGAGCGGCCGATCCGGCTGATGTACAGCTCGGGCGGGATCGTGCTGGCGCTGGTCCATGTCATGCTGCCCTATATGGTGCTGGCGGTCTGGGCGGCGCTGCAGCGCGCCGATGCCTCGGCCGAGGCGGCGGCGGAATCGCTGGGCGCACGGCCCTGGACGGTGTTTCGCCGCGTGGTGCTGCCGCAGGCGATGCCGGGGGTGCTGTCGGGGTCGCTGATCGTCTTCGCGCTTTCCGCCTCGGCCTTCGCCACGCCGGCGATCATCGGCGGCCGCCGGGTCAAGGTCGCCGCCACCGCCGTGCATGACGAGTTCATGAACACGCTGAACTGGCCCTTGGGCGCCGCCATCGCGATGATCCTGCTGGTGGCGATCATGGCGGTGATGCTGACCTGGACCCGGCTGGTCGAGGCCCGGGTCGGAAAGGAATACGCATGA
- a CDS encoding ABC transporter permease, giving the protein MRRNGIFAKAFCALFALFMLAPIIVVIGVSFTPTGYLEFPPSGLSLRWFRAILDNPDFITAAWISLKLALIAATLATVLAVPAALAIGRGSFRGREALQALFMSPLMVPTVVLGIAFLRFLTLVGISGTFTGMMLCHVVIVTPFILRLVLASVVGLDAATERAAIAMGASDWTVFRRITLPSILPGIVGGWVLAFITSFDELTVTVFIASPSTTTLPVRMFSHIAQTTDPLVASVSTVAILFTVALMLAVDRLYGLDKLLIGEGKS; this is encoded by the coding sequence ATGAGACGCAACGGCATTTTCGCCAAGGCCTTCTGCGCGCTGTTCGCGCTGTTCATGCTGGCCCCGATCATCGTGGTGATCGGCGTGTCCTTCACGCCGACGGGCTACCTGGAATTTCCGCCCAGCGGCCTGTCGCTGCGCTGGTTCCGGGCCATCCTGGACAATCCCGACTTCATCACGGCGGCCTGGATCAGCCTGAAGCTGGCGCTGATCGCGGCGACGCTGGCCACGGTGCTGGCGGTGCCGGCGGCGCTGGCCATCGGCCGCGGCAGCTTCCGTGGCCGCGAGGCGCTGCAGGCGCTGTTCATGTCGCCGCTGATGGTGCCGACGGTGGTGCTGGGCATCGCCTTCCTGCGCTTCCTGACGCTGGTGGGCATCAGCGGCACCTTCACCGGCATGATGCTGTGCCATGTGGTGATCGTCACCCCCTTCATCCTGCGGCTGGTGCTGGCCTCGGTGGTGGGGCTGGACGCCGCGACCGAGCGGGCGGCCATCGCCATGGGCGCCTCCGACTGGACGGTGTTTCGCCGCATCACCCTGCCCAGCATCCTGCCGGGCATCGTCGGCGGCTGGGTGCTGGCCTTCATCACCAGCTTCGACGAGCTGACGGTGACGGTGTTCATCGCCAGCCCCTCGACCACGACGCTGCCGGTGCGGATGTTCTCGCATATCGCGCAGACCACGGACCCGCTGGTCGCCTCGGTCTCGACGGTGGCGATCCTGTTCACGGTGGCCCTGATGCTGGCGGTGGACCGGCTTTACGGGCTCGACAAACTCCTGATCGGAGAAGGCAAGTCATGA